One genomic window of bacterium includes the following:
- a CDS encoding SRPBCC family protein: MHTETAVRIQGSADAVFAYAARVEDWPRLLPHYRHVRVIASRAGGRVVEMRARRGRIPVWWWARQEVLPAERRIRYTHVRGVTRGMEVEWRITPEGEGVVVTIVHDLSLRWPVIGRAVADWIIGPKFVDPIARATLRTIKALVEQDAARHVRDAALRSGGGQL, translated from the coding sequence ATGCACACGGAAACGGCGGTGCGGATTCAGGGGAGCGCGGACGCCGTGTTCGCATACGCGGCACGGGTCGAGGACTGGCCACGCCTCCTCCCCCACTACCGGCACGTCCGGGTGATCGCCTCCCGGGCAGGGGGGCGGGTCGTCGAGATGCGGGCCCGCCGGGGCCGGATCCCGGTGTGGTGGTGGGCCCGGCAAGAAGTGCTCCCGGCCGAACGGCGGATTCGCTATACGCACGTGCGCGGGGTCACGCGGGGGATGGAAGTCGAGTGGCGTATCACCCCCGAGGGGGAGGGTGTCGTGGTCACGATCGTCCACGACCTATCCCTGCGGTGGCCGGTGATCGGCCGGGCCGTCGCCGATTGGATCATCGGGCCGAAGTTTGTGGACCCGATCGCCCGGGCGACCCTCCGGACGATCAAAGCGTTGGTCGAGCAGGACGCCGCCCGGCATGTCCGAGACGCGGCCCTGCGGAGCGGAGGTGGACAGCTGTGA
- the fabF gene encoding beta-ketoacyl-ACP synthase II — translation MKRRVVITGIGAVTPIGHGSRGLYDGLRRETSAIDRITRFDPEPFPSKIAGEVRDFDAAAYLEPRRLRRLDRYSQFAVACARMAIEDARLDPSEEDRDAIGCFVGSAVAGAAFAEEQHTVFMTQGIQRVRPTLALSVFCGAASCNIAIEFDLRGPSSANSDSCTSGAIAIGEAFRTVRDGYAEIMLAGGVEAPLTPLIFGAFGIIRAMSIRNADPARACRPFDRGRDGFVMAEGAALLVCEELEHARRRGASIYGEVLGYGTSNDAHHMVAPLPSGVQAARAMRCALNEAGIPAEAIGYVNAHASSTPLNDTTETLAIKQVMGDHAYRIPISGTKALHGHALGATGAIEAAICMLAFRHAYLPPTINLEDPDPECDLDYIPGHGREMAVDYILSNSFGFGGINASLVFGQVPA, via the coding sequence GTGAAACGCCGGGTGGTCATCACGGGGATCGGTGCGGTGACGCCGATCGGACACGGCAGCCGGGGACTGTACGATGGGTTGCGCCGCGAAACATCGGCGATCGACCGCATCACGCGGTTCGATCCCGAACCGTTCCCGTCCAAAATCGCCGGCGAGGTGCGGGATTTCGACGCCGCGGCATACCTCGAGCCGAGGCGGCTCAGGCGCTTGGACCGGTACTCGCAGTTTGCCGTCGCGTGCGCGCGGATGGCGATCGAGGATGCCCGCCTCGACCCATCAGAAGAGGACCGGGATGCGATCGGGTGCTTCGTGGGCTCGGCGGTCGCCGGGGCGGCGTTTGCGGAGGAGCAGCACACGGTGTTCATGACGCAGGGGATCCAGCGGGTCAGGCCGACCCTCGCGCTGTCGGTCTTCTGCGGGGCCGCCTCCTGCAACATCGCGATCGAGTTCGATCTCCGGGGGCCGAGCAGCGCGAACTCGGACAGCTGCACGAGCGGGGCGATCGCCATCGGGGAGGCGTTCCGGACCGTCCGGGACGGCTACGCCGAGATCATGCTCGCCGGAGGGGTCGAGGCGCCCCTCACGCCGCTCATCTTCGGGGCGTTCGGGATCATCCGGGCGATGTCGATCCGCAACGCCGACCCGGCCCGCGCCTGCCGGCCGTTCGACCGCGGCCGCGACGGATTCGTGATGGCCGAAGGGGCGGCCCTCCTCGTCTGCGAGGAACTCGAGCACGCGCGCCGCCGTGGGGCGTCGATCTACGGGGAGGTCCTCGGGTACGGCACGTCGAACGACGCGCATCATATGGTGGCCCCGCTCCCGTCAGGCGTGCAGGCCGCGCGCGCGATGCGGTGCGCGCTCAACGAGGCGGGGATTCCGGCTGAGGCGATAGGATACGTGAACGCACACGCGAGCAGCACCCCGCTCAACGATACGACCGAGACCCTGGCGATCAAGCAGGTCATGGGGGATCACGCGTACCGGATCCCGATTAGCGGGACCAAGGCCCTTCACGGTCATGCGCTGGGCGCCACCGGAGCGATCGAAGCGGCGATCTGCATGCTGGCCTTCCGGCATGCGTACCTCCCCCCGACGATCAACCTGGAGGACCCCGACCCGGAGTGCGACCTCGACTACATCCCCGGCCACGGGCGGGAGATGGCGGTCGACTACATCCTCAGCAACTCGTTTGGGTTCGGCGGGATCAATGCGTCGCTCGTGTTCGGCCAGGTCCCGGCGTAG
- a CDS encoding FAD-dependent oxidoreductase, which produces VLTEARPYLGGDLTGSMLNMFDMDFGPNGIHLARGIFMDIYSQLGMTFDVELAKHVFLQEVRREPNLTLRLLTKPVEVLVDGHQVVGVVVKDLQTHERQAICAKRIIDATDDADLAAMAGVPYTLGREDSGIDRKMMAATLVFQVDGINWPEAVAYVTAPHGPKGVRGGIYRGNIWGFSEIMREYRPTEPGVGIYDLNIGRQNDQSALINGLLIYDVDGTDPASVAAGLRRGRAELAPLVEYLRTHAQGFKDAEVVGSADYLYIRETRHIRGLYTLTVHDIVDSRVFWDAIGVASYPIDLHPYRPGELNPYAAHRYVYTIPLRSLVPVGFNNLLVASRSISATYEAAGSTRVVPTTMEEGQAAGVAAVLSIRAHLTFPRFTEQPLAVHDLQDMLYTQGAYLLPETVAAASGNPHRGAGTAPAGPVPHAETPVPK; this is translated from the coding sequence GTGCTGACGGAGGCCCGGCCGTACCTCGGCGGCGATCTCACCGGCTCGATGCTCAACATGTTCGACATGGACTTTGGTCCCAACGGGATCCACCTCGCCCGCGGCATCTTCATGGACATCTACTCGCAGCTCGGCATGACCTTCGACGTGGAACTGGCCAAGCACGTCTTCCTCCAGGAGGTCCGGAGGGAGCCCAACCTCACCCTGCGCCTGCTGACCAAGCCGGTGGAAGTCCTGGTGGACGGACATCAGGTCGTCGGCGTGGTTGTGAAGGACCTCCAGACCCACGAGCGTCAGGCGATCTGCGCCAAGCGGATCATCGACGCGACGGATGACGCCGACCTGGCCGCGATGGCTGGTGTGCCGTACACGCTGGGCCGGGAGGACTCGGGGATCGATCGAAAGATGATGGCCGCGACCTTGGTCTTCCAGGTGGACGGGATCAACTGGCCGGAAGCCGTCGCGTACGTCACGGCACCGCACGGTCCCAAAGGAGTGCGCGGCGGGATTTACCGCGGCAACATCTGGGGATTCAGCGAGATCATGCGGGAGTATCGTCCCACCGAGCCGGGCGTCGGGATCTACGACCTGAACATTGGCCGCCAAAACGACCAGTCGGCGCTGATCAACGGGCTCCTCATCTACGATGTCGACGGCACGGATCCCGCCTCGGTCGCCGCCGGGCTGCGCCGCGGGCGTGCCGAGCTGGCGCCGCTCGTCGAGTACCTCCGCACGCATGCGCAGGGGTTCAAGGACGCTGAAGTGGTGGGGTCCGCCGACTACCTCTACATTCGCGAGACCCGGCATATCCGGGGGTTGTACACGCTGACCGTGCACGACATCGTCGACTCTCGTGTCTTCTGGGATGCGATCGGGGTCGCGAGCTATCCGATCGATCTGCATCCGTACCGGCCGGGCGAACTGAACCCGTACGCGGCCCACCGGTACGTCTACACGATCCCGCTACGGTCGTTGGTGCCGGTGGGATTCAACAACCTGCTGGTCGCCAGCCGATCGATCTCGGCGACGTATGAAGCCGCCGGGTCGACGCGCGTGGTGCCGACCACCATGGAAGAAGGACAGGCGGCCGGCGTGGCCGCGGTGCTCTCGATCAGGGCCCACCTGACGTTTCCCCGGTTCACCGAGCAGCCCTTGGCCGTGCACGATTTGCAGGACATGCTGTACACGCAGGGCGCATACCTCCTCCCCGAAACGGTGGCGGCCGCGAGCGGTAACCCGCACCGCGGGGCGGGGACGGCGCCTGCCGGTCCGGTCCCGCACGCAGAGACGCCCGTCCCCAAGTAA
- a CDS encoding phenylacetate--CoA ligase: MIWNVPAETMPRAELAALQLARLQAVVRRAHARVPFYRQAFDRAGVGPDQIRTLDDLRRLPNTRKTDLRDHYPFGLFAVPRDQVVRLHASSGTTGKPTVVGYTREDIAVWAEVCARCLAASGGRPGDVFHNAYGYGLFTGGLGMHYGGELLGMTVVPVSGGNTERQLLLIQDFEPRVIACTPSYLLTLAEAALARGLDPKRFSLRYAVLGAEPWTAEMRQQIQRLLPVRAVNIYGLSEVIGPGVSNECVDAQDGSHVFEDHFLVEALDPESGDPVPPGEVGELTFTTLTKEALPVIRYRTGDLASLDPSPCPCGRTHVRMSLVVGRTDDMLIIRGINIFPSQVEAVVVDFAELSPHYQLQVTRKGMLDDLEVRIESAPAYAPHDDALRAREAEVRVLTARVTERLRGVTMVAIRVKIVPPGTLPRSEGAKLRRVVDERSR, encoded by the coding sequence ATGATCTGGAACGTTCCGGCCGAGACGATGCCGCGGGCGGAATTGGCCGCCCTGCAGTTGGCCCGCCTCCAGGCGGTGGTGCGGCGCGCCCACGCGCGGGTCCCCTTCTATCGACAGGCGTTCGATCGGGCAGGGGTCGGCCCGGACCAGATCCGGACGCTCGACGATCTTCGCCGCCTTCCCAACACGCGCAAGACAGATCTGCGCGATCACTATCCGTTCGGCCTGTTTGCAGTGCCGAGAGATCAGGTCGTTCGCCTCCACGCGTCCTCGGGCACGACGGGCAAACCCACGGTGGTCGGCTATACCCGCGAAGACATCGCCGTCTGGGCGGAGGTGTGCGCGCGCTGCCTGGCCGCCAGCGGCGGGCGGCCGGGCGATGTCTTCCACAACGCCTACGGGTATGGGCTCTTCACGGGAGGCCTCGGCATGCATTACGGCGGCGAACTGCTCGGGATGACGGTCGTCCCCGTCTCGGGGGGGAACACCGAGCGGCAGCTGCTGCTGATCCAGGACTTTGAGCCCCGAGTCATTGCGTGCACCCCCTCCTACCTGCTCACGCTGGCGGAGGCGGCCCTGGCCCGCGGCCTCGACCCCAAGCGATTCTCGCTCCGGTACGCCGTGCTGGGAGCGGAGCCGTGGACCGCAGAGATGCGCCAGCAGATCCAGCGGCTGCTCCCGGTCCGTGCGGTCAACATCTACGGGTTGAGCGAAGTGATCGGGCCGGGCGTCAGCAATGAATGCGTCGACGCGCAGGACGGATCGCACGTGTTTGAGGACCACTTTCTGGTCGAGGCGCTCGATCCCGAGTCCGGGGATCCGGTGCCCCCCGGGGAGGTGGGCGAGCTCACGTTCACGACCCTGACCAAAGAGGCCCTCCCCGTGATCCGGTACCGGACGGGCGATCTCGCGTCGCTGGATCCATCGCCCTGCCCCTGCGGCCGCACCCATGTCCGGATGTCCCTCGTGGTTGGCCGGACGGACGACATGCTGATCATCCGCGGCATCAACATTTTCCCCTCGCAGGTCGAGGCGGTGGTCGTGGACTTCGCCGAACTCTCTCCGCACTATCAGCTGCAGGTGACGCGGAAGGGAATGCTGGACGACCTCGAGGTGCGGATCGAGTCGGCGCCGGCGTATGCCCCGCACGATGACGCGCTCCGCGCACGCGAGGCCGAGGTGCGGGTCCTCACCGCGCGCGTCACCGAGCGCCTGCGTGGCGTCACGATGGTCGCGATCCGGGTGAAGATCGTGCCGCCGGGGACGTTGCCGCGGAGCGAGGGCGCCAAACTTCGCCGAGTGGTCGACGAACGGTCCCGCTGA